The Sporosarcina ureae genome includes a region encoding these proteins:
- a CDS encoding TetR family transcriptional regulator — MGKKTAIVHSAIEVFQEQGIEKTKISDIVKRAGIAQGTFYLYFPSKLSLMPAIAEVMVMKTIEIVKLTVDDEAAYPQQFEQMVDAIFKVNKEYYEILAVIYSGLASTEHIREWESVYAPFYEWISEKLEAAKTAGAVRQSIKPERTAKIIIGLIESAAEQVFLYAQHDESEADRQKEEVLDFMSHALQSQTTKG, encoded by the coding sequence TTGGGGAAAAAGACAGCGATAGTGCATTCAGCTATAGAGGTATTTCAAGAGCAAGGAATTGAGAAAACAAAAATCTCTGATATCGTCAAGCGTGCAGGAATCGCACAAGGGACGTTTTATTTATACTTTCCTTCAAAATTATCTCTTATGCCTGCAATTGCGGAAGTGATGGTCATGAAAACAATTGAAATTGTAAAACTAACGGTTGATGATGAAGCTGCGTATCCGCAACAGTTTGAACAAATGGTAGATGCAATCTTTAAAGTGAACAAAGAGTATTATGAAATATTGGCCGTCATTTATTCAGGGCTAGCTTCGACAGAACATATTCGCGAGTGGGAATCTGTCTACGCGCCATTTTATGAATGGATTAGCGAAAAACTTGAAGCTGCCAAAACAGCAGGGGCGGTTCGTCAATCGATCAAACCTGAACGGACAGCAAAAATTATTATTGGGCTCATTGAATCAGCGGCCGAGCAAGTATTCCTTTATGCTCAACATGATGAAAGTGAAGCAGATCGACAGAAAGAAGAAGTTTTGGATTTTATGTCTCATGCACTGCAATCTCAAACAACGAAAGGTTAA
- a CDS encoding DMT family transporter produces the protein MNKAWLYVALTSFFELVWIFGFNTATHWWHWIFIIGFIFVDFHYLTKACESLPTGTVYAIFAGIGTVGTSLMDVMFFGEHISIGKIFFIFLLVIGVAGLKIADGQDEKKALEGVKNDGLDSSILGSSK, from the coding sequence ATGAATAAAGCATGGCTATATGTCGCATTAACCAGCTTTTTTGAGTTAGTGTGGATTTTTGGATTTAACACAGCAACTCACTGGTGGCACTGGATATTTATCATAGGTTTTATATTTGTGGATTTTCATTACCTTACCAAAGCTTGCGAGAGTCTACCGACGGGAACGGTCTATGCAATATTTGCTGGAATCGGAACGGTAGGTACATCGTTAATGGATGTCATGTTCTTTGGTGAACATATTAGTATAGGCAAAATCTTTTTCATCTTCCTTCTAGTGATTGGAGTAGCAGGATTAAAGATTGCGGACGGACAGGATGAAAAGAAAGCGCTGGAGGGAGTGAAGAACGATGGGTTGGATTCTAGTATTCTTGGCAGCTCTAAGTGA
- a CDS encoding DMT family transporter yields MGWILVFLAALSEFAGVIGLKKFSEKKTWVNGLLYYGGFGTAFFFLYNSFKYLQVSTAYAVWIGIGTAGAVLINMLFFGESKSTGRVVSLILIVIGVVGLKALS; encoded by the coding sequence ATGGGTTGGATTCTAGTATTCTTGGCAGCTCTAAGTGAGTTTGCCGGTGTCATAGGGTTGAAGAAATTTAGTGAGAAAAAGACCTGGGTTAACGGTTTGCTATATTACGGAGGATTCGGTACCGCGTTCTTCTTTCTATATAACTCCTTTAAGTACTTGCAGGTGAGTACAGCGTATGCTGTATGGATTGGTATAGGTACGGCTGGGGCTGTACTGATCAATATGTTATTCTTCGGTGAATCGAAGAGTACAGGTAGAGTAGTGAGCCTTATACTCATCGTCATTGGTGTAGTTGGACTCAAAGCATTATCATAA
- the sda gene encoding sporulation histidine kinase inhibitor Sda yields MPHLSDQLLLYSYQQAQKYQLSLEFIQLLEREIRKRALESIKLSS; encoded by the coding sequence GTGCCACATTTATCGGATCAATTGTTGCTCTATTCCTATCAACAGGCTCAAAAATATCAACTAAGTCTGGAGTTCATTCAACTGTTAGAACGCGAGATACGTAAACGTGCCTTGGAATCGATAAAACTCAGTAGCTGA
- the ilvD gene encoding dihydroxy-acid dehydratase, producing MRSDMIKKGIDRAPHRSLLYAAGVKTKDMNKPFIGVCNSYIDIIPGHMHLNKFAEVVKEAIWEAGGVPFEFNTIGVDDGIAMGHIGMRYSLPSRELIADSAETVINAHWFDGVFYIPNCDKITPGMLMAAVRTNVPSVFVSGGPMEAGVSATGDVLSLTSVFEGVGAYKSGKMSAETLLDIEQNACPSCGSCSGMFTANSMNSLMEMLGMALPGNATILATSDDRHRLIKDAAKHLMNCIEKDIKPRDIITKETIDDAFALDMAMGGSTNTVLHTLAIAHEAEIDYNIEDVNEVAKRVPYLAKIMPASDYSMDDIEKSGGVSAIINELCKIDGAMHNDRMTITGKTIAEDVAGHEITNTDVIRTKDNPYSPVGGLSILFGNIAPEGSVIKVGAVDPSIKEFRGEAIVFNSQEEAQENIDNDTVKAGHVVVIRYEGPKGGPGMPEMLAPTSAIMGKGLGKEVALITDGRFSGASRGISIGHISPEAASGGPISLVENGDIIEIDLTNRTIELMVSDEVLAERRHALEPFEPKIKKGYLARYSQLVTSASTGGVMKI from the coding sequence ATGAGAAGTGACATGATTAAAAAAGGAATCGATCGTGCACCACACCGTAGCTTACTATATGCAGCTGGTGTTAAAACGAAAGATATGAATAAACCATTTATTGGAGTGTGTAACTCCTATATAGATATCATCCCAGGACATATGCATTTGAACAAGTTCGCCGAAGTAGTTAAAGAAGCGATTTGGGAAGCGGGCGGCGTGCCGTTCGAATTTAACACTATTGGTGTAGATGACGGAATTGCAATGGGGCATATCGGTATGCGTTATTCATTGCCGAGTCGTGAGTTAATAGCAGACTCAGCAGAAACAGTTATTAATGCGCACTGGTTTGACGGAGTCTTCTATATACCAAACTGTGACAAAATCACACCAGGTATGCTGATGGCCGCTGTTCGAACAAACGTCCCTTCGGTATTCGTTTCCGGTGGGCCGATGGAAGCAGGCGTTTCCGCAACAGGCGATGTCCTTTCATTAACATCTGTGTTTGAAGGTGTGGGAGCTTACAAAAGCGGTAAGATGTCGGCTGAAACATTACTCGACATTGAACAGAATGCTTGTCCTTCATGCGGATCCTGTTCGGGAATGTTCACAGCGAACTCCATGAACTCATTAATGGAAATGCTCGGTATGGCTCTTCCAGGAAATGCGACAATTCTTGCTACATCCGATGATCGTCATCGACTCATCAAAGATGCAGCGAAACATTTAATGAATTGTATCGAAAAAGATATTAAACCGCGTGACATCATTACGAAAGAAACAATCGACGATGCATTTGCACTTGATATGGCAATGGGTGGTTCGACTAATACAGTCCTTCACACATTGGCGATCGCTCACGAAGCAGAAATTGATTACAATATTGAAGACGTTAACGAGGTAGCAAAACGAGTACCATACTTAGCTAAAATCATGCCAGCGTCTGATTATTCAATGGATGACATTGAAAAATCCGGCGGTGTGAGCGCAATTATCAATGAATTGTGTAAAATTGATGGTGCGATGCACAATGATCGAATGACCATCACAGGCAAGACGATTGCAGAAGATGTCGCAGGTCATGAGATTACAAATACAGATGTCATACGAACGAAAGATAATCCATATAGTCCAGTAGGTGGCTTGTCCATTCTGTTTGGTAATATCGCACCTGAAGGTTCTGTTATTAAAGTAGGTGCAGTTGATCCTTCTATCAAGGAGTTCAGAGGAGAAGCAATTGTCTTTAACTCACAGGAAGAAGCCCAAGAAAATATTGATAATGACACAGTAAAAGCAGGCCACGTCGTTGTCATTCGATATGAAGGACCTAAAGGTGGACCGGGAATGCCAGAAATGCTGGCACCGACCTCTGCAATTATGGGGAAAGGGCTTGGTAAGGAAGTTGCTTTAATTACCGACGGTCGTTTCTCTGGGGCATCACGAGGTATATCCATTGGCCATATCTCACCAGAAGCAGCATCCGGTGGACCGATTTCGCTTGTAGAGAATGGAGATATTATCGAAATTGATCTAACAAACCGTACGATCGAACTGATGGTATCCGATGAAGTTCTTGCAGAGCGCCGTCATGCACTGGAACCATTCGAACCTAAAATTAAAAAAGGATATCTTGCTAGATATTCTCAACTAGTCACTTCAGCCAGTACTGGTGGAGTCATGAAAATTTAA